The nucleotide sequence CTCAGGCTCTGGAGcaaggactcagtagttgcagcacataggcttTACTGCTCctaggcatatgggatcttctcgGATCAGGGAGTGAACActtgtcacctgcattggcaggcgattctttaccactaagccaccagggaagccctggactgtgtttttatgtactttttaaatttttttaaaaaaatttcttggctgtgccatgctgcatgtggaatcttagtttccccaaaccagggattgaacctgtatcccctacattgaaagcacagagtcttaaccactggactgccagggaagtcccagtggatTACGTTTAAATGCAGTATCATTAAAAACtctaaatgaatgccaaaaaacTCATGATGAACagaatcttaaaattttaaataaaatcaggatCTAGATTCATGATTTTCCTTTAGTTTCAGGCTCATCTCAGCACAAAACTGTTACTGACCCTGTCTCCCAGGTTCTGAATCAGGCAACTAGTGATAGAGAAGAGAGCAGTAGTTTGTCTTTTCTGATGGAtgtgaagggagaaaaagaatttgGTTTTGAACATGAGTTAGAGATGTCTGTGGGGCATCTGGTGGCCATGTCTGAGAACCCAGAGCCAGGTGAGAAGGGGTTGGCAGGGTGGGCAGGAAGGACATCCTCATCTCACATACTTGGCCATGAGAGGTGTGTGTTCAGCACATGTGGTCTAAATCACTGGTCCTCTGAGTTTGCATCACGGCTCAGGAATCTACAAATTCTCTCATCCAgagtttctctcttctttcctaaaACTTCTACATCACGAACCTCAGATGTGTTCCCATATGGGTGTGGAAGTTTACTTGCTTGGGTGTTAAAAACATCTTCTGtggaaattaaaaacaactaAATTCCATTAGAATTGGAGGACGGGGCATGAAGGGGGAAGAGGAGGATTCATATGAATTGgctcaatttcctttttattcatcAACCCTCCAGAAAGAGAATAGGAGCTAAGAAAAACTACAGAGAAGAAGAGGGGtagtaaaggagaaaaagaaagaagaaagattaaCAGAGCTAAAAATACAGTGAGGAGAGCCTGGGTAAACATCAGAGAAGGGCAGATGTGTTTGCAAATAGAAGTGGTGATTTAGATATGTCAGGAAGAAGAGCTCCAAAGGATGGATGGAGAGTAAAAATTATTTAGACTGAGCTCAGCACCGTAAAAAAGGTTCATTGGCCAATCAAACTGAGGGACAGATCTTTCTGCAACAAGGAAGCCCTACGGCCTCAACCCCAAGTTCCCTGGACCAAGGGTTGGCACCAACGATGGAAACTCTTGCCATGGCTTCAGGACCCTGGACCAAATGGAGTCTTTCCATCCGGATTTCATACTTCTGAACAACCTTCAATGGAACCACCTCTGTTAAAGACTAGTTACTTTGTTTAATGTATCCTCATATACCCACTTCCCTATTCAGGACAACTTCTAAAAGCAGGGGGAGAGACTCCTTtgatggtctagtggctaagactccagctcccaatgcagggggcctgggttcaatccgtggtcagagaactagatccaaCATGCCTCGACTGAAGATTGCATATGCCACAATGCAGATTGAAGATCccgtgagcagcaatgaagaccttgggaagccaaataatttttttttttttaaagaagactgttgGTAGCATTTTGTGAGATGATGTTGGTAAAGGGTCTAGAACCATGCTTTGGACTACAGTGAGCATTCAATCAACACAGCTTTTACACAAATAGGAGCAATAGCACACGTCAAATTACTCTGAATTATTGGTGAAGATCATGAGGGTTACTCCTGGGGCAGTGTCAACTGAAGGGAGTTACATGGAAGGGAGAGAGGACAGAATTTAACGGAGCTTGAAGAGTATGTATCAGCTGCCATCTGTGTGAAGAGCTCTGTGCTAGAGAGAGATTCTGAGTGCTCCGAGAGGCAGAGCGGTGTTGCTCAGTGATTGAGTCAAAGGCCCAGGAAAGTAAATACATTTGGGTGTTTGGAACGAGGTGGTGAGGAAAAGTCAACCGCAAGACGGGGAAGGAGCAAAGGGAAACAGAGGCCCGGTCCCCTGTGTCTTGCCCTTCTGTTCCCACAATGAGGAATAAAGGCAGAATAAAGGAATAAAGGTGGCCCCAGAGCCGGGTCGCACTTCTCCGGGGCTCACCGACTTTGAAAGGAGGCCTGCCTGACCAACTTCCAGACGCTCACAAACCCTTCCCAGAGACAAACCCTTTCCGACGCCCTGCTCTAAAACTGACCCATCTCTCAGGAGGTGAGGCCGAAGCTCCGCCACTGAATGGGCCCCATTGTCCTCCTGAGCGCCTGTGGGTCCAGATGCCGGCGGCCTGGAGGGGGTTCCACGGCGGCCTGCGGTGCGGTGCGGTCTGCCTGCGACTTTGATTCATTCCggggacaaaaacaaaaacaaacaaataaaaaaaatcagacagGCAACACGTGATTCCAGGAACTCCTGCCAGACTCATACTCTGTTTTTCCATCATTTCGCTTTCCTCCTCCCCCTGGGGAGGGAGCCTCCTTTGGCATTCTGCACAAGAAATATCAAAACCACCAACAGGGCGAGCACCTGATAAGGAGCTCAGCGTTGCCCAAGAGTTCCCAGGAAGAGGCGTCTTTGTTCTTGTTTCAAGCCCTTGACACCGCTAACAGCTCTAATTACTGCATTTGCCATGGGATGTAAAATAAAACCACATTCCAGAAACCATGTAGTCTCCCCGGGAGAGACACGCGGGCAGAGGTAGGTGCCCAGGGCTGCAGGAACgtgttctttcatttctggtccCTAACCTTGGCAGCCGTTCTGAGAACGTAACAGTAGCTTCTTTATGTGAACGGACAAGGCTCTTGTGCACAGGTAAGGATATATCTCGCTACCTGCACCCACAAACCTGGCCTGCATATTTGAGTATGCTTCGTGCAGAGGGTGCTTCTTAAGAATGTCAGGACCTTCAATATTCACCCAAGCCATTTTGGGGGAGAAGAGGGCTAGAGAAGTTCCTGAGGCTGTAAGCACAAGAAAATAGAACTTCTTCcaacataaatcaactataaaaatCTGATGATGTaacacccacccacacccacatcACAAACCAAAGTGACATCACAAATACTAGAGATAATGGTTCAAAACGGCCTGCATGAGAGCCAAAATCTAAACAAACAGCAGTTTGCCCATGCATGactgaggcagagaaagacaggtgatagaaatgttaaaacaaaacaaaagagaaaaagggaaaagaaaatacatatttcttcCCCCTACTAAGCTAGCTAAAATAAAGTTTAAGGCAACTGAAATATGGtaaggtgattttattttattatagatGACATTTCTTAGAAAGCCAGGTCTCTTTTAAGTGTGTGATTCTAATCTCTCCAAATTGTTCTCTTGTTCTTGGCTGGTCCTGGGAAATGGAGGCCAGCATCATTTACATTGTGCTTTTGCCTTTATAGACCCCAGAGTATACTTCCCTGCTTAGCAGCTTTTCTTGGCTCATGGCAGTCTGGTTAGAAGTGATTTCAGGACTTGGCGGGGTTTTTACCTGCTGTCATTTCTGGGTTGCAGCAGAGTTGAGAACTGGCTACAGCTCTATAGGCAGCTCAAGTGATCCTGTCTCCCATTCCTCTCCCACTGTGGTTTCCCTTAGCTTTCCAGGAGACAGAAATTGCTTTTAATTCCTTATAAATGCTCCCCAATCCTCCCTCCACTTCCAGTGCAAGCATGCTATGTTCTCTGAGAACCTGACCATCACTGTGACATTGTGAAGTTATTGTTGCTCTCCTGCTTGGTACAAAAGTCTTTAGTGAGCAGGACAGAGGGTATGTAGAAAGGTTTCTAAGAGTTTTTGTGGAAGGAATGGTCTTTAAAAAGATGTTAGTACTTTACCTCCAAAATAGACCTTCTAGTCTCAACTTGAGAATTGGtcttttttattcctctttcccccttataATTCTAGCATCCAATCTATGTGAGACGAGACCCCAACATCCCTGCCTATGGACTCCGACGTTCTATCTTACTGAACACCAGGCTCCATGACTGCTATGTGGACTCGCCAGCTCTCACCAACAATTGGACAACCAGAACTTGTGCTGAGCCAAACACCAGTGCCCCCACATCAGGTCCCACCTCTTCTTGGGAAGTTGTAAGGGACCCAgtagttgccagttccttctccctgGTGAAACTGGTGCTCAGGCAACAGCTGAAGGAGAAATGCTGCCCAGTGCCACACAAGTTTGGAGACGCAAAATCCTCCAAGAGATTAAAGCCCAGGGACGATGCAATAATGAAAACCACCCAGCGGGGCGGAACAAGAAACTCCATCAGTTCCAAGAGCAAGCAGCCAGCGGGGCGGCGGCCAGGCTCGCCCAGGTGCAGGAGGCTTGCAGGAGCCGTCAACGAGGTAGGAGAGGACTGGTGGTGGAGGAAATGTGACAGAGTGGGAAGAGGGAGAGGGGTAGGGATTCCCGTGAAGAAGAGGAAATCCTGAAGTTAAAGATGgcatgcaggggtggggggggagtgaggatgggggtggggggtgtgatgTAGCGGAGAGGATACGAGATCCAGGGTCATGCCTATGTATCCTCTGCCCAGCTCGAGAGGAGGATAAAGTGGTTTTCAGAAGCAGAGACAAAAGGAACTTGATGTGAAGGGAAAATGAAGATGAGAAAGGCTCAGAGACACACGCCTGAACCCCAGAGCTGAGCCACAGATCTAGCTATAAATCTGAACATGGAGAACTTGGCATCCAGAGGCCTGATCTGAGTCCAGCTCTGTTACACCATGGTGGCCAGCAGAACCCAGAAGGCGCCCTGCGGGAACCTGCTGCATAGCCCAGGGAGCTCGGCTTGGTGCTCCatgacgacctagaggggtgggatggcagtgggggtgggggtgaggtgggagggaggtccaagagggagggcatgaatgtatgcatatgtatctgATCGACTTCATTGGACAACAGAGACCAATACAACATCGTAGAGCAATTATGAagaaagtgacagtgttagtcactcagtcgtgtccgactctttgcaacctcttagactgtagcccaccaggctccctgtccctgggattctccaggcaagaatactggagtgggttgccattcccttctccaggggatcttcctgacccagggatcaaacctgggtcacctgaattccaggcagattctttactgtctgagccaccaggaaagctgggtaattatactccaattaaaaaaagaaaaaaagaatgcctcCTAGAGCTAGTCAGTCAGGGTTCTGATCCCAACTCTGACTGTAATTGGCTTTTGTCATCTATAAAACGGGGAGTGACAGCCCTTCCTTCCTAGGGTttcatgaggatgaaatgagttagTACACGCAAACGGTTTTCAAGCCGAGCCTGGCGCAGAGTAGATGCTTGGGGTCCTGTGTGGCACTCTGGAGGTGACAGCCGTGGCCTTGGGCAAACCCATTCCCAGCTGCTTGCCTTTAGAGCTGTCTCCCGCTGACCTTCCAGTGTTGTGGCGAATCGCTCGCAGAGGCGTCCCTGAAGGAATTCAGTGAACTAGAACATGCTAGACAAATGTTGGTTGTGGCTGTACCCAAGACTCGGGGACACAAATCCCAGATAATTATTCTGAGCTCCCTTCTCAAGTTTTAGCTTTGACTTCTCTGCTTTCTTCCTGGCTAGAGTAAAGAGagttcaaaggagaaaaaagcaacGGTGTGCCAAGATCTTGAGAGCAGATATGCTGAACATGTGGCCGCCACCCAAGCGCTACCCCGGGACGTGGGGACAGCGTCCTGGAAGGGCCGAGCGTCGCTTCCCGAAACCAGGAAGAGGCAGCAGTTGTCCGAGGACGCGTTAGTCATCCACGGCCTCCCCACCGAGGGCTACCGGGCTCTGTACCACGCTGTGGTGGAGCCTATCCTGTGGAATCCTTCTGGGACCCCCAAGAGGTACAGCCTGGAGCTGGGCAAGGCCATCAAACAAAAGCTCTGGGAGGCTCTGTGCAGACAGGCTGCCGCCCCCAAAGATGCTCAGAAGGACCTGCTGCCGAGCAGGAAGCGGCTGGAAGTCCACAAGGAGCCTGTTGAGGAGCCTGTGCCCAAGAAATAGCTCAAGAGCAAGAAATAGGAACCGGAGCTCACAGGATTAGGATGTTCTCTGCTGGATGTCTGAAAAATAAACACTGCTTTGCACCTTCCACTCGATCTCAGAGCGCTTTACAAATCAGTGACTACCTTCCCCGGGTCAGGGG is from Muntiacus reevesi chromosome 13, mMunRee1.1, whole genome shotgun sequence and encodes:
- the C13H22orf31 gene encoding uncharacterized protein C22orf31 homolog produces the protein MGRHAATAPAARGPPGSAARPEGRSRRRPPAPATHTPGPAHSTPPPPRCTWPRPPAEHTLERFEGRDLQHPIYVRRDPNIPAYGLRRSILLNTRLHDCYVDSPALTNNWTTRTCAEPNTSAPTSGPTSSWEVVRDPVVASSFSLVKLVLRQQLKEKCCPVPHKFGDAKSSKRLKPRDDAIMKTTQRGGTRNSISSKSKQPAGRRPGSPRCRRLAGAVNESKESSKEKKATVCQDLESRYAEHVAATQALPRDVGTASWKGRASLPETRKRQQLSEDALVIHGLPTEGYRALYHAVVEPILWNPSGTPKRYSLELGKAIKQKLWEALCRQAAAPKDAQKDLLPSRKRLEVHKEPVEEPVPKK